Proteins encoded within one genomic window of Hahella chejuensis KCTC 2396:
- a CDS encoding NAD(P)H-dependent oxidoreductase, translating to MASRILIIQGHPDPQGGRFCHALAEAYAEGAEAAGHEVRKLAVSTMSFPWLRSKREFEEQSPPEVIIAAQKEIQWAECLFIIYPLWMGGMPAVLKAFLEQTLRPGFAVSGGGKWPRRLLKGRRARIVVTMGMPAFIYRWFYRAHSLKSLKRNILGICGVSPIQTSLIGAVEDSDAKPRKQWLDRMRMYGGKAM from the coding sequence ATGGCGTCACGCATTTTGATTATTCAGGGGCATCCTGACCCACAGGGTGGCCGCTTTTGTCATGCTTTGGCTGAAGCATACGCCGAAGGGGCGGAGGCGGCGGGACATGAGGTGCGTAAGTTGGCTGTATCGACAATGAGTTTTCCCTGGTTGCGTTCAAAGCGGGAATTTGAAGAACAGTCTCCGCCGGAGGTGATTATCGCTGCGCAGAAAGAAATCCAGTGGGCTGAATGTCTGTTTATTATTTATCCGCTATGGATGGGGGGCATGCCCGCCGTATTAAAGGCGTTCCTGGAGCAGACATTACGACCAGGCTTTGCGGTAAGTGGGGGAGGTAAGTGGCCCAGGCGGCTACTGAAAGGACGCAGGGCGCGCATAGTCGTGACCATGGGGATGCCTGCGTTTATCTATCGCTGGTTTTATCGCGCTCACAGTTTAAAAAGTCTAAAGCGTAATATCTTGGGTATTTGTGGGGTTTCTCCGATTCAAACGTCGCTGATTGGCGCGGTGGAAGACTCGGACGCCAAGCCCCGAAAACAGTGGCTGGATAGAATGCGCATGTATGGCGGTAAGGCGATGTAG
- a CDS encoding collagenase, with protein MQALALQPNRRKLFGCLINNSDESRIYHWGYWAVRYMFEQRPDDIERLVLWFRLGRYDDYQDWLDDEAKELDAGFAKWMGKVRKELQVASGV; from the coding sequence GTGCAGGCCCTGGCGTTGCAGCCAAATAGAAGGAAGCTATTTGGCTGCCTGATTAATAATAGCGATGAGTCGCGTATTTACCATTGGGGCTATTGGGCGGTGCGCTACATGTTCGAGCAGCGTCCAGACGACATTGAGCGATTAGTATTATGGTTCCGACTTGGCCGATATGACGATTACCAGGACTGGCTTGATGACGAAGCGAAAGAACTGGATGCGGGGTTTGCAAAGTGGATGGGGAAAGTGAGGAAGGAGCTTCAGGTCGCTTCTGGCGTTTAA
- the lexA gene encoding transcriptional repressor LexA has product MIKLTKRQEQVLQLIREHIEETGYPPTRAEISNRLGFRSANAAEEHLKALAKKGAIEMVPGASRGIRLPASETQNQGIPIVGQVAAGYPILAQENIEEYCELPPSFFTPSADYFLRVKGMSMKDVGILDGDLLAVHRTTDIHNGQIVVARIGDEVTVKRFQRQKNKVLLLPENEEFEPIEVNLSQQPLDIEGLGVGVIRR; this is encoded by the coding sequence GTGATTAAGCTAACCAAGCGCCAGGAACAGGTTTTACAACTGATTCGCGAGCATATTGAGGAGACGGGTTATCCACCTACCCGGGCGGAAATTTCCAATCGCCTGGGGTTTCGCTCCGCTAATGCTGCGGAAGAGCACCTGAAAGCGCTGGCGAAGAAAGGCGCTATTGAGATGGTTCCCGGCGCCTCGCGCGGCATCAGGTTGCCGGCGTCGGAAACGCAAAATCAGGGCATTCCGATTGTTGGTCAGGTAGCAGCGGGTTATCCCATTCTGGCGCAGGAAAATATTGAAGAATATTGTGAGCTGCCCCCGTCCTTCTTTACCCCTTCCGCCGATTACTTTCTGCGTGTCAAAGGCATGAGCATGAAGGACGTGGGAATTCTCGACGGCGATTTACTGGCGGTGCATCGCACGACCGATATCCACAATGGTCAAATTGTGGTTGCGCGCATTGGCGATGAAGTGACGGTGAAACGTTTCCAGCGTCAGAAAAACAAAGTGCTTTTATTGCCGGAAAACGAAGAGTTTGAACCCATTGAAGTGAACCTGTCGCAACAGCCTTTGGACATCGAAGGACTGGGCGTCGGCGTTATTCGCCGCTAA